In the Augochlora pura isolate Apur16 chromosome 7, APUR_v2.2.1, whole genome shotgun sequence genome, CTCCACGGTCGTCACCGCATAAGTGGCGATACTTCTTGCCTGTTTCACAAGGAGAGTAAGAACCGCCTCTACGGAAAGATAGGAGAAACGTACTATCAGTCCTGTAATTATGCACAGCAGGTGAAGCCAGAATCTGTCGATGGTCCAGGATTGCAAGTCGATGTCGGCGCCGATCACGCCGACACACATCGGCTGCGCCACATGCCAGAAAATCTGCGCAACCCGTCGGAAAGGCTCCGACTACGAGCATATTTTGGGTCGGTCAGAAAAAGCGAGGATCGATGTCTTTCAGAGATCAGGATCGAAGAGGAGAAATATCGGACTAGCGATGGGATCAAGTATATTACAAGTATAGGTTATGTATACGGTATAGGTTCGAACACTCTATAAGTACTTCGGCAGAGGAAATTGTTacagaattttgattttctagATTCGTGTACTACTCATAAAAAGATCGGATCTCCGTAACATCGAGGTGCTCCGAAGTACCTCCAGAGCTCGCTCCAGGATTCCATATCTATTTGTACTGAATGAATACATGTTAAGAATATGTACTGAATTAATACATGAAACGAAACTTGGCTATTGAAATTGACTCGAGTTTGCGAgcacatattaaaattgatcccATCCTTAGATCGGACACATGCCTGGAAGGACGTGGAGAGCATCTGCCATCCGGTGTTAGCGGTGAATGCCAGAATGACGACCGCTAGGAATCCTCCTCCAGACACTGCCAAATTCGCCGTAGCGGTGGTGCACAGTAGCGATGCCAGGACCAGACTGACAATGCGGTTCCAGGTCGCGTACCTCTGGTTTTGATGGGAGACGGATCGACGTAAAAACGGGAGGACGAGCTGgagacaataaaattaaagaacgtATCCTTACGTGGCTGCGATGAGGGAAGAAGACGCAGAAGATACCCAAGACGAGTCCCGCAAGGACACTCAGCACAAAGTCCAACATGCCGGCGGGTATGTAAACAAACCACTCCCTTTGTGTCTCACCTGCGAACATTTCGATTCTATTAGAACGTTCGAGACACCGAAGCAGCTCAAATACCGTTCTAGTTCACACCGTTTCCAAAAACAATGGAGAAACAGAGGACAAACAAGGAGATGATGTGGACGTCGTCGAGACACGCAGCGGTGGATAAGACGCTGGCGAGGCCCTTGTCTTCGCCGTAGCCCTTTTCGGCGAGGGCGAGCACGCAGTTCAGTGTGACCACAGGCGACATGCAGGCGAGTATGGCCCTGCGACGAAAGCTCGcgatgaaaagaaagagagatcgagatttatttagattttgcAAAGTATTTCTTAAGAAACATGTTCCATTTACTCTAATGTTTGCAGAATTGCAATAAAGGTTTAGTactaaatgcataaaaaaaaacagagatCATCCAGTTCGTAGACTGCGCGCGAACTAACTCACCCCACCATGAACGACCAATCCCAGGGATATCCCAAGATAGTCCTGCAGCAGATGCCGAGAACGATGAGCTCGATGGTGCAAGGAATGATAGCCAGGAGCACCAGAAACACGGTGTACCTCTTCAGACTGGTCATCGAGAGCTGCAGTCCGCAGCGGATCATGATGAAGGTCAAGCAGAACGTGCGAATCTTGGAGGTGGCGTTCGTGCCGAGGTCTTCGTGGATGTTGTAGAGGCCGGAGTTGCGGATGATCAGACCGGCGAGCAGCATCCCGAAGACCGGCGGCAGGTTCAGATAGGGCAGGTAGGACAAGCCCCATCCGAGCGTGTATGAGAAGATCGCGAGGGCATATAGGCCGAAACCGTCTTCATAGGGAAACATCGTCTTGCCAAGGAGAAAATAGAGAACAGCCCAGCCTACCACGAAAACGAACATAGCGGTGATCAGCCAGAAGATGCTGTGCCAGGTGAAGATTTTCGTGAGTCGCGGAAACACTGGCTCCGTCACCAGGATGTCTCGGAGCTTTGCGGGAAAGAAGGTCATTTGGTCGCAGCAGGTTGCATCTCCCTCGTCCGCTTGGTTTTGTCCGAACATGTTTTCGAACGATTGCGAACAAGTTCATTCCTAATTCCTCTCCGGACAACTCATGATTCTCcctgtttctctctccctctctaccTCTGACGCTTGCCTAGGTTATCCTTCGATCGTATCGCAACCAGCGCAGTGAAGTTTCCGTCGATCATTCGCCGGCTGTTCCGTTCTTCCGTTCCTCGTTCCCTCCCCGTAACCGCCGGGGGGCCCGAGCGGGCCGCGACGCCGACGTTCCGCCGCTAATTACCGCGGAGACATTGTCCGTTGCCGGAATCCGCGAGGAGAAgcctcgctcgcgcgcggcccgtgGGTCTTTGACCCGAACtacgcgccacgccgcgcgaGCGACCACTTAAATCACCGGTATTGGATTTGTGTCTGGCTGGGAAAATAGCACTCTTGGAAAATGAATATCTATTTTGGTTGTTGAAACGATGCAGTCGTTCGTGCCGGTGTGGCCATAGTCGGACGTCAAGTGGATTTCAGGTTATTGAACCTTCTCATTGATCCTTCGCATCGCATCGCTGCACACCTAGCGCCGTTCGTGCGACCGGCACCTATTTCTGCCCCGCGTGCCCGCCGATCACCGACACCTTCTCACCCTTCCTTCCCCTGTTACGGCACTCTCCTCGCACCCTCTCGACCCTCCATCTTGCCCGAGGGATATCGGTCCTGCGGATTGCGAGGCGGTCGAACGAAACGGCGATTCGTCGCCGCGTTTACCATCTTGTTTCGGATGGAGCTGCGAGTCGGACTAAGGGTCTTCCTGCGAATAGGATTTCATTTCTTCCATTTCTTCCATTGATTGTTCAAAATCCACTCCAACAACTTCCGCGATATTTAAGTAAGTCGACGCTTTCACTGCCGCGCTAAAACCTcagaaaattgcataaaactaaagtattttatttggtcGAGGTTATCAAATGAAACATATCGTACTGAATAGTAAGTACCTTAGCAAAATGTGCCGtgaaaatgtgccccatttgtttcaatacacttttcccaacgcgagtttaattcattgatgtctgtcttcaagaaattctgatttttcggatcgataaactatagtatggaatttttcagactatCTACATTTACATACCGtttagcccataaaaacttcgcatacgtcgtacaaaacaattgcgaaattaaatgaagtaaaatataaaattttataaaatatagatctttcgccaaccaactttcactattttaaacattcaggacagtttttacgggctaaatagtatatagtattcatatgcaccaacctaataaaatgcactttatcgcataagacagaaatactataagacagaagattttttcagatttccagtggaagtggcttcgagcgcaaagggttaatagtttctaacgtccgagaggtagtggggaagttacgaaaatgcggtaaaatgcaagcGCATGATTATGATTGTAACGAGTCTCAATTTGGAATCATACAAGGCAGAGCTGTTCAACATGCTTCGGGGTgggtaatggaacagccacgcgccgagggcgaagctactggcaacgtcttatcggagagctgacgtcagagaagaaaaactcaagtgtttacgtttttcatgccagtgttcattctatttctcttaatcccgacattatttatgacaggtcgctgtcactttcttcagccgaacaacgtgtaGTTACTAGCGAAGAGTTCCGCGAATACCCGAGGGACGTTGCTCGTGAATGAAATTGGCAacactgtcctaaaactgctcaaaatctgcccgagaTTTTACGGGCtgaatagtatataaatgaagacagtctgaattattccatatcagagtttattgattctaaagatcaaaatttgtttaagacaggcatttctgtattgaaatctcgttgaaaaaggtgtagtaaagcagaggtgtagtaaagcaaagattgattaaatcaacagcttttgaaaaaaaatatacagttttatagatttacttaaacatccgacatttcatatgcaccaacctaatggTTCAGACCAGACAACGGGCTGCAGCTGCGAACTGTCGCAGTGCGTCACCAAGCGTCGGGTCTGGACTGGGAAGTTTTGCGAACGATAGCCGTTCCGAGCGATTGGATTTCCCTTCGTAGACCGGGCCAGCTTTTTCGCCCGCGAGACGATGGGACGACCGTCGTAATTAGAAATCGGATCGAGCGACGGAGtaacgatcgcgcgcgaggTTCCTCGAGACGAAGCAACGGGCGCGAACAAGAGAGGGTTTCTTCTTTTGATGCGTCTACTTTTGCGTGGCGGGGTACCCCGTGTTCCGGCGTCGTGCGACGCGCGTGGAAAAAAGTACCCTCGAAACTAGCCGTAACGACCGGTAACCCCATCCTAAACGAAGCCTTAAACAGAGAAGGGGGCAGGGTAACCGTGTAACAAGAGGTCGTGCAAAAGGGGCTCAAGAGTCGCGAAACCATGAAGGGTGGAAGCATGAGCGACGAGTCCGCGAGTAGGGTGTGACGTAGTCGTATTGTGAGCCAAGAGAGAGCCTCgctagaaaaagagaaaaagaaagagacgaagaaaaagggaaaagcaGACCGTCGTCGCAGAAGAGGCGTCGTCTTCTTCTCCGAATAAATCTGTTCGTTCCAAAACTTGGAAACCGAAGAGCGGACGATCGATCGCGGAACGTCTGCCGGTCGGTTTGGCCAGGGTAATCGTCCGACGGGGATATTTAGCGCGGGGGAATCGTTTTATCAGGCCAGGGAATCCGTCCGGCTCGACGCACAGCGGAGCTCACGGTTTCGAAAAACCTGGCAGTAATACGAAACatgaaaattcaagaattcaTGATTATCCATTGGCAAATTGCAGCGACGGAAATGCTCTTGATTGATAAATTCAGTATCGATCGAGTTCCAAATTGAAACTCAAAGTTTCAATTGTTCTTattaagaaaaacaaaattaattattttgtctgttttattatagttttgtATGAGTATACTTTGACTGTGAGTCGATTTACCAAAAGAACGGAGCTGTATAATTGATGCCAGGTTTTCGGGGATCCGACCTCACtgtgcgacgcgacggttcgAAAAAATATGTGCATATCCTCGTTGCCGTGTGTTCGACCGTTGTCGCTATTAGGTGCGCGGGCGCTCGCGCTTGCGCTTCCATCGATTCGGCTCGTCGTTTGTCTCCCGTCGCTCGGCTTTTTTCCCTCGTTTCCTTGAGCTTTTCTTCCCGATTCTTCCCCGACCACGGCACCCCGCCCGACCGCCGCGTATTATGCAATGAAAAGATACCGCGATGCCCGTTGAATATATCCGCGAATCGTCCTCGAGTCGTTCGGAAACTCGATCGACGCTCCCGTTGCTCCTCTTCTCGTGGCGTGTTCGCCGCTCCGCCGTCTCTCTGTGCCTTTTGTATCCTTTTTTCTCCCCTGTAAATACGTGCAAACACTCGATAACGAACGGCTGGTTGGCTGGCTGGATGGCTGGTTgccggctggctggctggctggctggctggctgactggctggctggctggctgacTGGCTGGCTCGGCTGACTGGCTGGCTGACTGGTGTATTACTCTTTCTACCGGGGAGTAAACCATGCAACGACGAGTCGAGTGTATAAAGTCGAAACGGGAGACAATACTCTTTTGTGCGGAGCCAAAGTCGCGTGCCGTAGGAATATTGCAAGACCGCGTGAGCGCAAAGATCCGCGGATAAGGAACTCTTGCGGCCAGGATGAGACGTCGTTGATGTTCCTTCTCccttctttctccttctcctttcGTCGCGCTCTTGGCCGCGGCGATTTCTTCTCGAATCGGGTGCCGCGATCGGGACACGTTCCCTCTCAGGAACTGCCGAGATTCGGGCAGGGTAGATTCTGTCGACGCATCGTAATTAGAGTCACGTACGAGTCCTCGAGGACACGGCTCGAGAGCCAAAGGAGTCGAGGACAGTCGACAGACGCGGGTCGCAGACGGTCGAACACGCTCACAGC is a window encoding:
- the LOC144471999 gene encoding sodium/hydrogen exchanger 9B2 — translated: MFGQNQADEGDATCCDQMTFFPAKLRDILVTEPVFPRLTKIFTWHSIFWLITAMFVFVVGWAVLYFLLGKTMFPYEDGFGLYALAIFSYTLGWGLSYLPYLNLPPVFGMLLAGLIIRNSGLYNIHEDLGTNATSKIRTFCLTFIMIRCGLQLSMTSLKRYTVFLVLLAIIPCTIELIVLGICCRTILGYPWDWSFMVGAILACMSPVVTLNCVLALAEKGYGEDKGLASVLSTAACLDDVHIISLFVLCFSIVFGNGETQREWFVYIPAGMLDFVLSVLAGLVLGIFCVFFPHRSHRYATWNRIVSLVLASLLCTTATANLAVSGGGFLAVVILAFTANTGWQMLSTSFQACPFRRVAQIFWHVAQPMCVGVIGADIDLQSWTIDRFWLHLLCIITGLIVRFSYLSVEAKSLNWKERLFVVVCWLPKGTLQAALGPMAYERLKENPEHEGVQMALEVMRISVITVLFLAPVGTVAITVTGPILLEQSVVEDEELNYLRRISLTNPHPPEEKKGLFPFIGGRT